Proteins from a genomic interval of Candidatus Methylomirabilota bacterium:
- a CDS encoding type II toxin-antitoxin system HicB family antitoxin: protein MRTFIYPIEVEQEEDGRWSAVVPSLPGCATWGYTQQEAVKALQEAIDAYIFTLREAGRPIPQPPPNGEIIEIPALAVVV, encoded by the coding sequence ATGAGAACATTTATCTATCCGATTGAAGTCGAACAGGAAGAAGACGGTCGGTGGAGCGCTGTCGTGCCCTCTCTCCCCGGTTGCGCGACCTGGGGATATACGCAGCAGGAAGCCGTCAAGGCCTTGCAGGAAGCCATCGACGCCTACATCTTTACCCTGCGTGAAGCAGGCCGGCCTATCCCGCAACCTCCTCCCAATGGAGAAATTATCGAGATCCCCGCTCTTGCTGTCGTCGTATGA
- a CDS encoding type II toxin-antitoxin system PemK/MazF family toxin, producing the protein MISRGQIYFVNLSPTHGREQAGRRPVLVVSADAINRQPLVVTVVVGTDAENIPRDYPTNVRMTAQETGLQRDTVFLCFQIRSLDPIRFLDLKTHRPNLAGTVPSARMAEIEEALRLALSL; encoded by the coding sequence ATGATTAGCCGCGGCCAGATCTACTTTGTGAACCTCAGCCCCACCCACGGCCGGGAACAAGCCGGAAGACGTCCCGTCCTGGTGGTCTCAGCAGATGCGATCAATCGACAGCCACTGGTGGTCACGGTGGTCGTCGGTACCGACGCGGAGAATATACCTCGTGACTACCCGACAAACGTCCGCATGACGGCTCAGGAAACCGGTCTTCAGAGGGATACTGTATTCCTCTGTTTTCAAATTCGCTCGTTGGATCCTATCCGTTTCCTTGACCTCAAGACCCATCGTCCAAACCTTGCGGGAACCGTACCTTCCGCTCGCATGGCAGAGATAGAGGAAGCTCTCAGGTTGGCGCTGAGCTTGTAA
- a CDS encoding ATP-grasp domain-containing protein, whose translation MFSDESDYHATALHLCALQSSFEEVILVPVDVASVKSVAVAHGPRVLTFPVPSLDAVAQLDDKWAFFNLCTALGIKTPRTKVFDDKYDLSRNWPGEELKYPFVIKPTDKEGSAGFRVITSREHYQETVLGQNYAFKPLVAQSFVPGHDIDISVFGIDGRILHHAVQTYIDGRLWFVHNSEFVHRAATIAEALRLSGIVHIDARVDSRTGELNLIEANPRVWGSMNALTLMGLNFIRAGLEWILTGTTSAARTVTDESVSLAQVALKAMRGGTLSDDQRLFLRHTLFDPPLLLSRLIRRRV comes from the coding sequence ATGTTCTCAGACGAGTCCGACTACCACGCCACCGCCCTGCACCTCTGCGCCTTGCAGTCCTCGTTCGAGGAAGTGATTCTGGTGCCGGTTGACGTGGCCAGCGTCAAGAGTGTCGCGGTGGCGCACGGACCGCGCGTGCTCACGTTCCCAGTGCCCAGCCTCGACGCGGTGGCGCAACTTGATGACAAGTGGGCATTCTTCAACCTGTGCACGGCATTGGGAATCAAGACGCCGCGGACGAAGGTATTCGACGATAAATATGATCTGTCCAGAAACTGGCCGGGCGAGGAACTCAAATACCCGTTCGTGATCAAGCCCACCGACAAGGAGGGCAGCGCAGGCTTCCGGGTGATCACTTCTCGGGAGCATTATCAGGAAACCGTTCTAGGTCAGAACTACGCGTTCAAGCCGCTTGTCGCCCAAAGTTTTGTGCCGGGTCACGATATTGACATCAGCGTCTTCGGCATCGACGGCCGTATTCTCCACCACGCCGTGCAGACGTATATCGACGGTCGTCTGTGGTTCGTTCACAACTCGGAGTTCGTGCACCGTGCCGCCACGATAGCAGAGGCGTTACGCCTGTCGGGGATCGTGCACATTGATGCTCGCGTGGACTCGAGGACCGGAGAGCTGAATCTCATTGAAGCCAATCCAAGAGTCTGGGGCAGCATGAATGCCCTCACGTTGATGGGCCTGAACTTCATTCGCGCCGGGCTTGAGTGGATTCTGACCGGGACCACTTCGGCTGCTCGCACCGTCACAGATGAGAGCGTGTCGCTCGCTCAAGTGGCCCTGAAGGCCATGCGTGGCGGCACACTCAGCGATGACCAGCGTCTGTTCTTGCGGCATACACTGTTCGATCCTCCTCTGCTGCTCTCTCGTCTCATTCGGCGCCGCGTGTGA